A single region of the Acidobacteriota bacterium genome encodes:
- a CDS encoding IPTL-CTERM sorting domain-containing protein: MARRSRISAIREGWARDPKEERFMVMHRTERRTRRWLARAAWLALAVAAWAPSPLLAQSATVTADEGYLIGTGTGQGVSGALQGPFTQGHLVAATRSLLPAAGDTYLYVVAASDDTGTAGVLADFLQSAPASGAVTGVGPWTACAAGAPNAPDWDPPAAFPVANPAGVNAAIAACNAGGLAAGTTSVQWVGFYDQGGGVIASGEDNTSSAGDFGTAGTVATFAHWMWFNPAGFADPFSPGATPGKEYYIFRLPLSWIQNKVVVSLAGDYHNTTGGPINSFEWTISGIYTNLINSYNGPYVNNGGNADAATKFGAPTLTNDGTNTTITWPALAPIATGKFVHLGFTVLGNVVSSLATGMDPNSLVVCNHQLNVHVDPPMLQGRNMHTPLRDGFVTFDNAGTSGGNCESTTLFVRNVVGEWYEDDLAALEDLLAASQQDPSRPHPGPIRHFAVKGTSNDVVSVAPGATSAPVRLSVMPTVRTNYGAIIYTVGTSAVPDPNDSIQYALIPVFQDIAPIPTLSEWGMIAVTGLLLLTGALMIRKRGRQAPTA; this comes from the coding sequence GTGGCCCGACGCTCCCGGATCTCGGCGATCCGCGAGGGGTGGGCCCGCGATCCCAAGGAGGAGAGGTTCATGGTGATGCATCGAACCGAACGACGAACGCGACGATGGCTCGCACGCGCGGCGTGGCTCGCCCTCGCCGTCGCGGCATGGGCGCCGTCGCCACTGCTGGCCCAGAGCGCAACGGTGACCGCCGACGAGGGGTACCTCATCGGCACGGGAACGGGACAGGGCGTGAGCGGGGCCCTTCAGGGTCCGTTCACGCAGGGCCACCTCGTCGCCGCGACCAGAAGCCTGCTCCCGGCCGCGGGCGACACGTATCTCTACGTGGTGGCGGCAAGCGACGACACGGGAACCGCCGGCGTCCTGGCAGATTTCCTCCAGTCCGCGCCGGCCTCGGGGGCGGTCACGGGCGTCGGCCCGTGGACAGCCTGCGCGGCCGGCGCCCCGAACGCTCCGGACTGGGACCCGCCGGCGGCATTCCCCGTGGCGAACCCGGCAGGCGTCAATGCGGCCATCGCGGCGTGCAACGCCGGTGGTCTGGCCGCGGGCACGACGAGCGTCCAGTGGGTCGGCTTCTACGACCAGGGAGGGGGCGTCATCGCCTCCGGGGAGGACAACACATCATCGGCAGGGGACTTCGGCACCGCCGGCACGGTCGCGACCTTCGCGCACTGGATGTGGTTCAACCCGGCCGGGTTCGCCGATCCGTTCTCGCCGGGGGCGACTCCCGGCAAGGAGTACTACATCTTCCGGCTCCCTCTGAGCTGGATCCAGAACAAGGTCGTGGTCTCGCTCGCCGGGGACTATCACAACACGACCGGCGGCCCCATCAACAGCTTCGAGTGGACCATTTCCGGCATCTACACGAACCTGATCAACTCCTACAACGGGCCCTACGTGAACAACGGGGGCAACGCCGACGCGGCGACCAAGTTCGGCGCTCCGACCCTCACGAACGACGGCACGAACACCACGATCACGTGGCCCGCGCTCGCTCCGATCGCCACCGGGAAGTTCGTGCATCTCGGGTTCACGGTGCTTGGAAACGTGGTCTCGTCGCTGGCCACGGGGATGGACCCCAACTCCCTCGTCGTGTGCAACCACCAGCTCAACGTCCACGTCGATCCGCCGATGCTCCAGGGCCGCAACATGCACACGCCGCTCAGGGACGGATTCGTCACCTTCGACAACGCGGGCACCTCCGGCGGAAATTGCGAGTCGACGACCCTGTTCGTGCGCAACGTCGTCGGCGAATGGTACGAGGACGATCTCGCGGCGCTCGAAGACCTTCTCGCGGCGAGCCAGCAGGATCCCTCGCGTCCCCACCCGGGCCCCATCCGGCACTTCGCCGTCAAGGGCACCAGCAACGACGTCGTCTCGGTCGCGCCGGGAGCGACCAGCGCCCCCGTCAGGCTCTCGGTGATGCCGACGGTCCGGACCAACTACGGCGCCATCATCTACACCGTTGGAACCTCGGCCGTTCCTGATCCGAACGATTCGATCCAGTACGCGCTCATCCCGGTCTTCCAGGACATCGCCCCCATCCCCACGCTTTCCGAATGGGGGATGATTGCCGTCACGGGGCTGCTGCTTCTGACCGGCGCCCTGATGATCCGGAAACGAGGCCGGCAGGCCCCGACCGCCTGA
- a CDS encoding undecaprenyl-diphosphate phosphatase, whose protein sequence is MIAAILGVVEGMTEFIPVSSTGHLIVAGYLLGFTGEKAKAFEIFIQLGAIVAVVWETRGMLSRLALDAGRGGAGRRAVLNLALAFVPAAVAGLFFHGWIERNLYSPRTVGIALITGAVGILLVERYHPRPVVQDVDSIPARSALSIGLAQCLSLFPGMSRSATTIMGGMAFGLDRRAATQFSFLLAIPTMLAASLYSLFKVRHDLDMGDASFFATGFAAAFVSGLVTVRFLLRWVATHDFRPFAWYRLAAGAAIWFLLT, encoded by the coding sequence ATGATCGCCGCAATCCTCGGCGTGGTCGAGGGGATGACGGAGTTCATCCCCGTCTCCTCCACCGGCCACCTCATCGTCGCGGGATACCTCCTCGGGTTCACGGGGGAGAAGGCGAAGGCCTTCGAGATCTTCATCCAGCTCGGCGCGATCGTCGCCGTCGTCTGGGAGACGCGCGGGATGCTCTCGCGCCTCGCCCTCGACGCCGGTCGGGGGGGCGCGGGGCGGCGCGCCGTCTTGAATCTCGCCCTCGCGTTCGTTCCAGCGGCTGTGGCCGGGCTGTTTTTTCACGGCTGGATCGAGAGAAATCTTTACTCTCCACGGACCGTCGGCATCGCCCTCATCACCGGCGCGGTCGGCATCCTCCTGGTCGAGCGCTACCACCCGCGCCCCGTCGTTCAGGACGTCGACTCGATCCCGGCGCGGAGCGCCCTCTCGATTGGCCTCGCGCAGTGCCTCTCGCTCTTTCCCGGCATGTCGCGCTCGGCGACGACGATCATGGGCGGGATGGCCTTCGGCCTCGATCGCCGCGCGGCGACCCAGTTCTCGTTCCTCCTCGCCATCCCCACGATGCTCGCCGCGAGCTTGTACTCGCTCTTCAAGGTGCGCCACGATCTCGACATGGGCGATGCCTCGTTCTTCGCGACGGGGTTCGCCGCGGCGTTCGTGTCGGGGCTGGTGACGGTGAGGTTCCTGCTCCGCTGGGTCGCGACCCACGATTTCCGGCCCTTTGCCTGGTACCGGCTCGCCGCCGGCGCCGCGATCTGGTTCCTGCTGACGTGA